In Algihabitans albus, the following are encoded in one genomic region:
- a CDS encoding 2-hydroxychromene-2-carboxylate isomerase, which produces MRRLDYYLSLRSPWAFLGSHRLEQIAQRHRIKIAVKPVDFGVVFPASGGLPLPKRAPQRLAYRMMELKRWSAHLGVAMVFEPSCLPAPEGLAARFVIAAEATGGDPLQLAHAVLAAIWQQERNIAEVGTLEAIAAETGHNSGALAAKAFDPETQFRYEALTQEALERGVFGAPSYVLENGEIFWGQDRLEFLERALVGESQTAV; this is translated from the coding sequence ATGCGCCGACTCGACTACTATCTCTCGCTCCGCTCGCCCTGGGCCTTTCTGGGATCGCATCGGCTGGAGCAGATTGCGCAACGTCACCGGATAAAGATCGCGGTCAAACCTGTCGACTTCGGTGTCGTCTTCCCGGCCTCCGGCGGTTTGCCCCTGCCGAAGCGCGCCCCGCAGCGTCTGGCCTATAGGATGATGGAACTGAAACGCTGGTCGGCCCATCTCGGCGTCGCAATGGTCTTCGAACCGAGCTGCCTGCCGGCGCCCGAGGGGTTGGCGGCTCGCTTCGTCATCGCCGCCGAGGCGACGGGCGGCGATCCCCTGCAGCTTGCCCACGCCGTTCTTGCGGCAATCTGGCAGCAGGAACGCAACATCGCCGAGGTCGGAACCCTGGAGGCCATCGCCGCCGAGACGGGCCATAACTCGGGTGCCTTGGCCGCCAAGGCGTTCGACCCGGAAACCCAGTTCCGCTACGAGGCACTGACCCAGGAGGCATTGGAACGCGGCGTTTTCGGAGCACCTTCCTATGTTCTGGAAAACGGTGAGATCTTCTGGGGCCAGGACCGCCTCGAGTTTCTGGAGCGCGCTTTGGTTGGCGAGTCGCAAACTGCCGTATGA